One segment of Labrus mixtus chromosome 10, fLabMix1.1, whole genome shotgun sequence DNA contains the following:
- the rest gene encoding RE1-silencing transcription factor isoform X1 produces the protein MAAQTVFSVGMFPVGVSLMEDAQSLNEMNAPQLVMLANMAAVTSAESSGVDGSAGDEKEMMELKTVGCSYSDSEDENIIRYSFDNQNHREVCIIEYPESPGPSIEAVVLENPVEEEEEEDDDGNKAEDLSHRSRLCPSPTAKTPEQVIKCKVSPAPATESSKKKKPFHCKPCHFQAQNEREFVEHLGTHGVSKMMVVNRVEGRSKNKSKEVESPGAQDLSGGEAESSGEAGTTGDIKGLIRCERCGYNTNRYDHYIAHLKHHSKEGVNHRVFKCTLCPYTTVSQYHWRKHLRNHFPSKLHTCSQCSYFSDRKSNYIQHIRTHTGLRPFQCLYCDYSSSQKTHLTRHMRTHSGERPFKCESCDYLAANQHEVTRHTRQVHNGPKPLSCPYCEYKTADRSNFKKHVELHLNPRQFLCPLCKYAASKKCNLQYHIKSRHSGCDVSVDISKVKLRVKKPGHDSPEETPRANKVDNSSSADEDFDMDEDDEEEEMDSSPINLSIRISSPPKNSQSEQSEAPEKASKKSNMTAEREKVQKLKEPDRKVTTRQKKTENLLENLTDKETQTGTPSDNKTKRRVKKTTTSKDQTPEKDQTQTKNSEEGGAVRKKTDKDDEETKPVKEKEPQKNDSSGKENKNLSKPRKSGTKKVYKIPEHVEEAQQNPDSPNKIKKEKGVKEKASKRKAMEALDLSKKAEAETSLKAKRVKSTAAEKRPINTAEEDKKKTDGEDKKKKTDREDTKKTNEVTSKRTDGDDTKKTDGDPRTLHTSTRKTPNKQKRTRNTKRAADLQQAVETEKDEDTTVKGQITDMLEGSAQPDDPSKTTTSEPHPSESTSSERHPTGSSPAQENKPTQTAQEETADTPLVKMEVLPSCSSGEDTPPPAKDPPTPTFIKPMSPPPLVLPGQRNKPADPEDDEGIHSSHEGGSDISDSASEGSDDSGLNSTGANSGKMANDPETPTDEIPTPTELKSHMCIFCDRTFPLEVEYRRHLNRHLVNVYYMDQPAKAQK, from the exons ATGGCTGCTCAGACCGTGTTCTCTGTGGGGATGTTTCCCGTGGGCGTGTCTCTGATGGAGGACGCTCAGAGTCTCAACGAGATGAATGCCCCTCAGCTGGTGATGCTCGCCAACATGGCAGCCGTGACTTCAGCGGAGAGCAGCGGTGTAGATGGGAGCGCGGGAGATGAAAAGGAGATGATGGAGCTGAAGACGGTGGGATGCAGCTACTCCGACAGCGAGGACGAGAACATCATCAG GTACAGCTTTGACAACCAGAACCACAGGGAGGTGTGCATCATCGAGTACCCTGAGTCTCCGGGCCCGAGTATTGAGGCTGTGGTTTTGGAAAACcctgtggaggaagaggaagaggaggatgatgatgggaACAAAGCTGAAGACCTGTCCCATCGCAGTCGGCTCTGCCCCTCTCCCACCGCCAAAACACCAGAGCAGGTCATCAAATGCAAAGTCAGCCCTGCCCCTGCGACAGAGAGcagcaagaaaaagaaaccGTTTCACTGTAAGCCGTGTCACTTCCAGGCTCAGAACGAGCGCGAGTTTGTCGAGCACCTGGGCACGCACGGCGTCAGCAAGATGATGGTAGTGAACCGCGTGGAGGGGCGGAGCAAGAACAAGTCCAAGGAGGTAGAATCACCTGGGGCCCAGGATCTGTCAGGAGGGGAGGCGGAGAGCAGCGGGGAGGCGGGGACAACAGGCGACATCAAAGGCCTAATCAGGTGTGAACGGTGCGGATACAACACCAACAGATACGACCACTACATCGCTCACCTGAAGCACCACAGCAAGGAGGGCGTGAACCACAG AGTGTTTAAGTGCACGCTGTGTCCGTACACCACCGTCAGCCAGTACCACTGGAGGAAACATCTGAGGAACCACTTCCCCAGCAAACTGCACACCTGCAGCCAGTGCTCCTACTTCTCTGACCGCAAAAGCAACTACATTCAACACATCAGGACGCACACAG GTTTGCGCCCCTTTCAGTGTCTGTACTGCGACTACTCCAGTTCTCAGAAGACTCACCTGACCCGGCACATGAGGACTCACTCAG GTGAGCGTCCCTTCAAGTGTGAGAGCTGTGACTACCTGGCAGCCAATCAGCACGAGGTGACTCGACACACCCGCCAGGTCCACAACGGCCCTAAACCCCTCTCCTGCCCGTACTGTGAGTACAAGACAGCCGACCGCAGCAACTTCAAGAAGCACGTCGAGCTCCACCTGAACCCTCGCCAGTTCCTCTGCCCGCTCTGCAAATACGCTGCCTCCAAGAAGTGCAACCTGCAGTACCACATCAAGTCCAGACACTCAGGCTGTGACGTGTCTGTGGACATCTCCAAGGTCAAACTGCGGGTCAAGAAACCAGGTCATGACAGTCCAGAGGAAACCCCCAGAGCAAACAAGGTAGACAATTCCTCCAGCGCAGATGAGGACTTTGACATGGACGAggatgacgaggaggaggaaatggacTCGAGCCCCATCAACCTGTCCATCAGGATAAGCAGCCCACCcaaaaacagccaatcagagcagagtgAAGCTCCTGAGAAGGCCTCAAAGAAATCCAACATGactgctgagagagagaaagtacagAAATTGAAGGAACCTGATAGAAAGGTCACAACGAGGCAGAAGAAGACCGAGAACCTTCTGGAAAACCTGACGgataaagaaacacagacaggaacACCTTCCGACAACAAGACCAAGAGACGAGTCAAGAAGACGACCACCTCAAAGGACCAAACGCCtgaaaaagaccaaacacagacaaagaatTCTGAGGAGGGCGGAGCAGTGAGAAAGAAGACGGACAAAGACGACGAGGAGACGAAGCCTGTAAAAGAGAAAGAACCACAAAAGAATGACAGCAGCGGAAAGGAGAACAAAAACCTCAGCAAGCCAAGGAAGTCTGGAACAAAGAAGGTCTACAAAATACCAGAACATGTCGAAGAAGCTCAGCAGAACCCCGACAGTcctaataaaattaaaaaagagaaaggtgtGAAGGAGAAGGCTTCGAAGAGGAAAGCTATGGAGGCTCTCGATCTTTCCAAAAAGGCTGAGGCTGAGACTTCATTGAAGGCCAAACGTGTGAAGAGCACAGCTGCTGAGAAACGGCCGATTAACACCGCTGAAGAGGACAAGAAgaagacagatggagaggacaagaagaagaagacagacagagaggacacaAAGAAGACGAATGAAGTAACCTCAAAGAGGACAGACGGAGATGACACAAAGAAGACAGACGGAGACCCCCGTACACTCCACACATCCACCAGGAAAACCCCAAACAAGCAGAAAAGGACCAGGAACACTAAGAGAGCTGCAGACCTTCAACAAGCTGTGGAAACAGAGAAAGACGAGGACACAACGGTCAAAGGTCAGATCACAGACATGCTGGAAGGTTCTGCTCAGCCAGACGACCCATCAAAGACCACGACCTCTGAACCCCACCCATCAGAAAGCACGTCCTCTGAACGCCACCCTACAGGATCCAGCCCTGCTCAGGAGAATAAAcccacacaaacagcacaagaAGAGACTGCAGACACACCCTTAGTGAAAATGGAGGTCTTACCTTCCTGCAGCTCAGGCGAGGACACACCTCCTCCAGCTAAGGACCCCCCCACTCCGACCTTCATCAAACCCATGTCACCGCCACCTCTGGTGCTTCCAGGACAACGCAACAAACCTGCGGACCCCGAGGATGACGAGGGCATCCACAGCAGCCACGAAGGAGGAAGTGACATCAGCGACAGTGCCTCTGAGGGCAGCGACGACTCCGGCCTCAACAGCACCGGCGCCAACTCAGGGAAGATGGCCAACGACCCAGAAACGCCGACTGACGAGATCCCCACACCCACAGAGCTGAAGAGTCACATGTGCATCTTCTGCGACCGCACGTTCCCTCTGGAGGTGGAGTACCGACGCCACCTGAACCGTCACCTGGTCAATGTCTACTACATGGACCAACCAGCCAAAGCACAGAAGTGA
- the rest gene encoding RE1-silencing transcription factor isoform X2, which translates to MAAQTVFSVGMFPVGVSLMEDAQSLNEMNAPQLVMLANMAAVTSAESSGVDGSAGDEKEMMELKTVGCSYSDSEDENIISFDNQNHREVCIIEYPESPGPSIEAVVLENPVEEEEEEDDDGNKAEDLSHRSRLCPSPTAKTPEQVIKCKVSPAPATESSKKKKPFHCKPCHFQAQNEREFVEHLGTHGVSKMMVVNRVEGRSKNKSKEVESPGAQDLSGGEAESSGEAGTTGDIKGLIRCERCGYNTNRYDHYIAHLKHHSKEGVNHRVFKCTLCPYTTVSQYHWRKHLRNHFPSKLHTCSQCSYFSDRKSNYIQHIRTHTGLRPFQCLYCDYSSSQKTHLTRHMRTHSGERPFKCESCDYLAANQHEVTRHTRQVHNGPKPLSCPYCEYKTADRSNFKKHVELHLNPRQFLCPLCKYAASKKCNLQYHIKSRHSGCDVSVDISKVKLRVKKPGHDSPEETPRANKVDNSSSADEDFDMDEDDEEEEMDSSPINLSIRISSPPKNSQSEQSEAPEKASKKSNMTAEREKVQKLKEPDRKVTTRQKKTENLLENLTDKETQTGTPSDNKTKRRVKKTTTSKDQTPEKDQTQTKNSEEGGAVRKKTDKDDEETKPVKEKEPQKNDSSGKENKNLSKPRKSGTKKVYKIPEHVEEAQQNPDSPNKIKKEKGVKEKASKRKAMEALDLSKKAEAETSLKAKRVKSTAAEKRPINTAEEDKKKTDGEDKKKKTDREDTKKTNEVTSKRTDGDDTKKTDGDPRTLHTSTRKTPNKQKRTRNTKRAADLQQAVETEKDEDTTVKGQITDMLEGSAQPDDPSKTTTSEPHPSESTSSERHPTGSSPAQENKPTQTAQEETADTPLVKMEVLPSCSSGEDTPPPAKDPPTPTFIKPMSPPPLVLPGQRNKPADPEDDEGIHSSHEGGSDISDSASEGSDDSGLNSTGANSGKMANDPETPTDEIPTPTELKSHMCIFCDRTFPLEVEYRRHLNRHLVNVYYMDQPAKAQK; encoded by the exons ATGGCTGCTCAGACCGTGTTCTCTGTGGGGATGTTTCCCGTGGGCGTGTCTCTGATGGAGGACGCTCAGAGTCTCAACGAGATGAATGCCCCTCAGCTGGTGATGCTCGCCAACATGGCAGCCGTGACTTCAGCGGAGAGCAGCGGTGTAGATGGGAGCGCGGGAGATGAAAAGGAGATGATGGAGCTGAAGACGGTGGGATGCAGCTACTCCGACAGCGAGGACGAGAACATCATCAG CTTTGACAACCAGAACCACAGGGAGGTGTGCATCATCGAGTACCCTGAGTCTCCGGGCCCGAGTATTGAGGCTGTGGTTTTGGAAAACcctgtggaggaagaggaagaggaggatgatgatgggaACAAAGCTGAAGACCTGTCCCATCGCAGTCGGCTCTGCCCCTCTCCCACCGCCAAAACACCAGAGCAGGTCATCAAATGCAAAGTCAGCCCTGCCCCTGCGACAGAGAGcagcaagaaaaagaaaccGTTTCACTGTAAGCCGTGTCACTTCCAGGCTCAGAACGAGCGCGAGTTTGTCGAGCACCTGGGCACGCACGGCGTCAGCAAGATGATGGTAGTGAACCGCGTGGAGGGGCGGAGCAAGAACAAGTCCAAGGAGGTAGAATCACCTGGGGCCCAGGATCTGTCAGGAGGGGAGGCGGAGAGCAGCGGGGAGGCGGGGACAACAGGCGACATCAAAGGCCTAATCAGGTGTGAACGGTGCGGATACAACACCAACAGATACGACCACTACATCGCTCACCTGAAGCACCACAGCAAGGAGGGCGTGAACCACAG AGTGTTTAAGTGCACGCTGTGTCCGTACACCACCGTCAGCCAGTACCACTGGAGGAAACATCTGAGGAACCACTTCCCCAGCAAACTGCACACCTGCAGCCAGTGCTCCTACTTCTCTGACCGCAAAAGCAACTACATTCAACACATCAGGACGCACACAG GTTTGCGCCCCTTTCAGTGTCTGTACTGCGACTACTCCAGTTCTCAGAAGACTCACCTGACCCGGCACATGAGGACTCACTCAG GTGAGCGTCCCTTCAAGTGTGAGAGCTGTGACTACCTGGCAGCCAATCAGCACGAGGTGACTCGACACACCCGCCAGGTCCACAACGGCCCTAAACCCCTCTCCTGCCCGTACTGTGAGTACAAGACAGCCGACCGCAGCAACTTCAAGAAGCACGTCGAGCTCCACCTGAACCCTCGCCAGTTCCTCTGCCCGCTCTGCAAATACGCTGCCTCCAAGAAGTGCAACCTGCAGTACCACATCAAGTCCAGACACTCAGGCTGTGACGTGTCTGTGGACATCTCCAAGGTCAAACTGCGGGTCAAGAAACCAGGTCATGACAGTCCAGAGGAAACCCCCAGAGCAAACAAGGTAGACAATTCCTCCAGCGCAGATGAGGACTTTGACATGGACGAggatgacgaggaggaggaaatggacTCGAGCCCCATCAACCTGTCCATCAGGATAAGCAGCCCACCcaaaaacagccaatcagagcagagtgAAGCTCCTGAGAAGGCCTCAAAGAAATCCAACATGactgctgagagagagaaagtacagAAATTGAAGGAACCTGATAGAAAGGTCACAACGAGGCAGAAGAAGACCGAGAACCTTCTGGAAAACCTGACGgataaagaaacacagacaggaacACCTTCCGACAACAAGACCAAGAGACGAGTCAAGAAGACGACCACCTCAAAGGACCAAACGCCtgaaaaagaccaaacacagacaaagaatTCTGAGGAGGGCGGAGCAGTGAGAAAGAAGACGGACAAAGACGACGAGGAGACGAAGCCTGTAAAAGAGAAAGAACCACAAAAGAATGACAGCAGCGGAAAGGAGAACAAAAACCTCAGCAAGCCAAGGAAGTCTGGAACAAAGAAGGTCTACAAAATACCAGAACATGTCGAAGAAGCTCAGCAGAACCCCGACAGTcctaataaaattaaaaaagagaaaggtgtGAAGGAGAAGGCTTCGAAGAGGAAAGCTATGGAGGCTCTCGATCTTTCCAAAAAGGCTGAGGCTGAGACTTCATTGAAGGCCAAACGTGTGAAGAGCACAGCTGCTGAGAAACGGCCGATTAACACCGCTGAAGAGGACAAGAAgaagacagatggagaggacaagaagaagaagacagacagagaggacacaAAGAAGACGAATGAAGTAACCTCAAAGAGGACAGACGGAGATGACACAAAGAAGACAGACGGAGACCCCCGTACACTCCACACATCCACCAGGAAAACCCCAAACAAGCAGAAAAGGACCAGGAACACTAAGAGAGCTGCAGACCTTCAACAAGCTGTGGAAACAGAGAAAGACGAGGACACAACGGTCAAAGGTCAGATCACAGACATGCTGGAAGGTTCTGCTCAGCCAGACGACCCATCAAAGACCACGACCTCTGAACCCCACCCATCAGAAAGCACGTCCTCTGAACGCCACCCTACAGGATCCAGCCCTGCTCAGGAGAATAAAcccacacaaacagcacaagaAGAGACTGCAGACACACCCTTAGTGAAAATGGAGGTCTTACCTTCCTGCAGCTCAGGCGAGGACACACCTCCTCCAGCTAAGGACCCCCCCACTCCGACCTTCATCAAACCCATGTCACCGCCACCTCTGGTGCTTCCAGGACAACGCAACAAACCTGCGGACCCCGAGGATGACGAGGGCATCCACAGCAGCCACGAAGGAGGAAGTGACATCAGCGACAGTGCCTCTGAGGGCAGCGACGACTCCGGCCTCAACAGCACCGGCGCCAACTCAGGGAAGATGGCCAACGACCCAGAAACGCCGACTGACGAGATCCCCACACCCACAGAGCTGAAGAGTCACATGTGCATCTTCTGCGACCGCACGTTCCCTCTGGAGGTGGAGTACCGACGCCACCTGAACCGTCACCTGGTCAATGTCTACTACATGGACCAACCAGCCAAAGCACAGAAGTGA
- the noa1 gene encoding nitric oxide-associated protein 1 → MLQMFQMSVRRAVLRGGGLLLHQPPAAASVPDPVVRRCVSRQVSSRAGRTVRSCTVDPNLEEQFVFVDCTDPEEDLDQAEISLPSSSVSTPPAAPLQVPPQKHLRSLERQLQVLRVVSQQEAKPDSLIEFYDVDFPLDESIIAAKKKKKKRAGPGEHKVFGTPDIDEPFSDTCCSGCGAILHCSASAVPGYLPSEKYKVLQQEQRLDGATCQRCYLLTHHHKALNLHLSHEQYRQVVQRLRPLKALILLIVDLMDVPDSIIPNLAELVGTNKHIVVLGNKIDLLPRDSPNYMQRLKRQLSRYCEDAGFGRQVTDVHLISAKTGYGVEALISSLQRSWKHKGDVYLVGEANAGKSTLFNTLLESDYCKSKASDLIHKATISPWPGTTLNLLKFPIINPTPYRMFKRQERLNEASQQTESDLTQDELKRLKHFSRQGYLVGRVGRTFRSDVGSRQNEIEFDPDSLALGENEDGETKTTACSRSPDEFTFNELKDAHWLFDTPGIIKERDILSLLKEQEVLSVVPSQALVPRTFVLKPGMSLLVGALGRIDFLQGGRSCWFSVMVSARVPVHITSLEKVDQIYEKHAGGELLGVPLGGSERMKTFPALVPQEVMMEGRGYLEATADITLSSAGWVAVTAAEGEQLLLKVHGPEAAGFGVRTPPLLPHVITLKGERIKKSAAYKVIKLSGLIDSGLSTRGSQILQVENKKKQKQKQQQQKKKKE, encoded by the exons ATGTTGCAGATGTTTCAGATGAGTGTCCGTCGGGCGGTGCTGAGGGGGGGCGGCCTGCTGCTCCACCAACCCCCCGCTGCGGCCTCTGTGCCGGACCCGGTGGTTCGTCGGTGTGTCAGCCGGCAGGTGAGCAGCAGAGCCGGGAGGACGGTCCGGAGCTGCACCGTTGACCCGAACCTGGAGGAGCAGTTCGTATTCGTGGACTGTACAG ATCCAGAGGAGGACTTAGATCAGGCTGagatctccctcccctcctcatcCGTCTCcactcctcctgctgctcctcttcagGTTCCTCCTCAGAAACACCTGAGGTCTCTGGAGCGTCAGCTGCAGGTGTTGAGGGTCGTGTCCCAGCAGGAGGCAAAGCCCGACTCTTTGATAGAGTTCTATGATGTGGATTTCCCTTTGGACGAAAGCATTATTGcggcaaagaagaagaaaaagaagagggcGGGGCCGGGTGAGCACAAAGTGTTCGGGACGCCGGACATAGACGAGCCGTTCAGTGACACGTGCTGCTCGGGTTGCGGCGCCATCCTGCACTGCTCTGCCTCCGCCGTGCCCGGGTATCTGCCAAGTGAGAAGTACAAGgtgctgcagcaggagcaacgTCTGGACGGGGCTACCTGTCAGCGCTGCTATCTGCTGACTCATCACCACAAAGCGCTGAACCTGCACCTGTCCCATGAGCAGTACAGACAGGTGGTGCAGAGGCTCCGCCCCCTGAAAGCTCTGATCCTGCTCATTGTAGATCTGATGGACGTCCCCGACTCCATCATCCCCAACCTGGCCGAGCTCGTGGGGACCAACAAACACATCGTCGTCCTCGGCAACAAGATCGACCTGCTGCCCAGAGACTCGCCCAACTACATGCAGCGACTCAAACGACAGCTTTCTCGCTACTGTGAGGACGCTGGCTTCGGCCGCCAGGTGACAGACGTCCACCTGATCAGTGCTAAGACGGGATACGGCGTGGAGGCTCTTATCTCCAGCTTGCAGCGCTCCTGGAAGCACAAAGGGGACGTGTACCTGGTGGGCGAGGCCAATGCTGGCAAGTCTACGCTCTTCAACACGCTGCTCGAGTCCGATTACTGCAAGTCCAAAGCCTCAGACCTGATCCATAAGGCCACCATCTCCCCATGGCCCG ggaccACTCTGAACCTGCTGAAGTTTCCCATCATCAACCCGACTCCATACAGGATGTTCAAACGCCAGGAGCGACTTAACGAAGCGTCGCAGCAGACAGAGAGTGATTTGACGCAGGACGAGCTGAAGAGGCTCAAACACTTCAGCCGGCAGGGCTACCTTGTGG GTCGAGTTGGCAGAACGTTCCGGTCAGACGTCGGCTCCAGACAGAACGAGATAGAGTTTGATCCTGACAGTTTGGCTTTGGGAGAAAACGAAGACGGAGAGACGAAGACGACGG CCTGCAGCAGGTCACCCGATGAGTTCACCTTCAACGAGCTGAAAGACGCTCACTGGCTGTTCGACACGCCGGGGATCATCAAGGAGAGAGAC ATCCTGTCGCTGTTGAAAGAACAGGAAGTGCTGTCAGTGGTTCCCTCTCAGGCGCTGGTTCCCAGAACGTTTGTGTTGAAGCCCGGAATGAGTCTGTTAGTTGGAGCACTGGGTCGGATCGACTTcttacag GGGGGGCGGTCCTGCTGGTTCTCAGTTATGGTCTCTGCTCGTGTCCCGGTCCACATCACCAGCCTGGAGAAAGTCGACCAAATTTATGAGAAACACGCTGGGGGAGAGCTGCTGGGG GTTCCTCTGGGAGGGTCTGAGCGAATGAAGACGTTTCCTGCGTTGGTTCCTCAGGAGGTCATGATGGAGGGGCGGGGCTACCTGGAGGCGACCGCTGACATCACACTGtcctctgcag GTTGGGTAGCGGTGACTGCAGCGGAAggtgagcagctgttgttgaaGGTTCACGGTCCGGAGGCAGCGGGTTTCGGTGTGAGGACACCGCCGCTGCTCcctcatgtgatcactctgaaaGGAGAACGGATCAAAAAGTCTGCCGCCTACAAAGTCATCAAACTGTCCGGACTGATCGACTCGGGACTGTCGACTCGCGGATCTCAGATTCTGCAGGTGGAGaacaagaagaagcagaagcagaagcagcagcagcagaagaagaagaaggagtga